One genomic region from Solidesulfovibrio fructosivorans JJ] encodes:
- the hypB gene encoding hydrogenase nickel incorporation protein HypB produces the protein MQIPVVRNILEANDRIALELKDFFGHKGILVVNIMSSPGAGKTTLLERTLAELAGEMRMAVVEGDLQTDNDARRVAATGAQAVQINTEGGCHLTSSQVQEAIKSLDLTGLDILFIENVGNLVCPAEFDVGEDFKITLLSVTEGDDKPEKYPLMFNISAALVLNKIDLLPYVDFDMERASRHARVLNEHIAIFPVSARSGEGLADWYDWLRARLREKRATA, from the coding sequence ATGCAGATTCCCGTGGTGCGCAACATCCTGGAGGCCAACGACCGTATCGCCCTGGAACTCAAGGATTTCTTCGGCCACAAAGGCATCCTCGTGGTCAACATCATGAGCTCGCCCGGCGCGGGCAAGACCACGCTCCTCGAACGAACCCTCGCCGAACTTGCCGGCGAGATGCGCATGGCCGTGGTCGAGGGCGACCTGCAAACCGACAACGACGCCCGCCGCGTGGCCGCGACCGGCGCCCAGGCCGTGCAGATCAATACCGAGGGCGGCTGCCACCTGACCAGTTCGCAGGTCCAGGAAGCCATCAAGAGCCTCGACCTGACCGGCCTCGACATCCTTTTTATCGAAAACGTCGGCAACCTGGTCTGCCCGGCCGAATTCGACGTGGGCGAGGATTTCAAGATCACGCTTTTAAGCGTCACCGAGGGCGACGACAAGCCCGAGAAATACCCGCTGATGTTCAATATTTCCGCAGCCCTGGTGCTCAACAAGATCGACCTGCTCCCCTATGTGGACTTCGACATGGAGCGGGCCAGCCGCCACGCCCGCGTGCTCAACGAACACATCGCCATCTTCCCGGTCTCGGCCCGCAGCGGCGAGGGACTTGCCGACTGGTACGACTGGCTGCGCGCCCGGCTCCGGGAAAAACGCGCCACGGCCTAG
- a CDS encoding carboxylate-amine ligase: MSRAKPLFSAYGIEIEYMIVDRETLAVLPVADKLLAAAAKKENASDVERGEITWSNELVNHVLEMKVSKPAKSLSGLAAAFAENIAAADALLAPMGGRLMPTGAHPFMDPHTETQLWPHAYSDVYQAFDAAFNCKGHGWANLQSMHINLPFRGDEEFGRLHAAIRALLPIMPALAASTPILDGHFTGFLDARMEHYSKNAARVPSVMGVVIPEPVFSEQEYRDRILAPMYRDIAPLDPKGVLHDEFLNARGAIARFKRSTIEIRILDTQECPAADLALAGVVVSALKGLVEERWSSYEEQKALSTHDLAAIFNQTIANAGRTVVPEEYARLFGVYAPSSIPARVIWRRLALNTLPAMDFDPDWEKPLAVLVDQSSLARRILAAVDGDYRHPAIKRTYGELCDCLAANTPFNAGILGAPYFL; the protein is encoded by the coding sequence ATGAGCCGGGCCAAACCTCTTTTTTCCGCCTACGGGATCGAAATCGAATACATGATCGTGGACCGCGAGACGCTTGCCGTGCTGCCCGTGGCCGACAAGCTGCTCGCCGCCGCCGCCAAGAAGGAAAACGCCTCGGATGTGGAGAGGGGCGAGATCACCTGGTCCAACGAGCTGGTCAACCACGTGCTCGAAATGAAGGTGTCAAAGCCCGCCAAAAGCCTTTCCGGGCTCGCCGCCGCCTTTGCCGAAAACATCGCCGCGGCCGACGCCCTGCTCGCGCCCATGGGGGGGCGGCTTATGCCCACGGGCGCGCATCCCTTCATGGACCCGCATACGGAAACGCAACTTTGGCCCCATGCCTACAGCGACGTCTACCAGGCCTTCGACGCCGCCTTCAATTGCAAGGGGCACGGCTGGGCGAACCTGCAGAGCATGCACATCAACCTGCCCTTTCGCGGCGACGAGGAGTTCGGCCGGCTCCACGCCGCCATCCGCGCGCTCCTGCCCATCATGCCTGCCCTGGCCGCTTCCACGCCCATCCTGGACGGACATTTCACCGGATTTCTCGACGCCCGCATGGAGCACTACTCCAAAAACGCCGCCCGCGTGCCCTCGGTCATGGGCGTGGTCATTCCCGAGCCGGTCTTTTCCGAACAGGAATACCGCGACAGGATCCTGGCCCCCATGTACCGCGACATCGCACCGCTGGATCCCAAGGGCGTGTTGCACGACGAATTCTTAAACGCCCGGGGGGCCATCGCCCGCTTCAAGCGCTCGACCATCGAAATCCGGATCCTCGACACCCAGGAATGCCCGGCCGCCGACCTGGCTTTGGCCGGTGTGGTCGTTTCCGCGCTCAAGGGGCTGGTGGAGGAACGCTGGTCCAGCTACGAGGAGCAAAAAGCCCTTTCCACCCACGACCTCGCGGCCATCTTCAACCAGACCATCGCCAATGCCGGCCGCACCGTGGTGCCCGAGGAATACGCCCGGCTGTTCGGGGTTTACGCTCCGTCGAGCATTCCGGCCCGCGTCATCTGGCGGCGTCTGGCGCTGAACACGCTTCCGGCCATGGATTTCGACCCGGATTGGGAAAAGCCGCTGGCCGTGCTCGTCGACCAATCGAGCCTGGCCCGACGCATCCTGGCCGCCGTGGACGGCGACTACCGGCATCCCGCGATCAAGCGGACGTACGGGGAGCTGTGCGACTGTCTGGCCGCCAACACACCCTTCAATGCCGGCATCCTGGGCGCTCCTTATTTCCTGTGA
- a CDS encoding C39 family peptidase: MEPKLAIPIAAQPDDTTCGPTCLQAIYRYYGDDMALDSVIHEVKTLPGGGTLAAYLGCHALARGYAARLYTFDLTVFDSTWFDGAHVDLAAKLKKQRQYKKSRRLTSTTEACLEFLEMGGVIRFEDLTAGLIRAILKRDRPILAGLSATYLYRTARERDESGTLVYDDVRGEPAGHFVVISGYDTERRSTHIADPLLPNPISQSQYYEVTLNHLVCAVMLGIITCDANLLVLSPKKRGRPK; this comes from the coding sequence GTGGAACCCAAACTCGCCATTCCCATTGCCGCCCAGCCCGACGACACCACCTGCGGCCCCACCTGTCTGCAGGCCATCTACCGCTATTACGGCGACGACATGGCGCTCGATTCCGTCATCCACGAAGTGAAAACCCTGCCCGGCGGCGGCACCCTGGCCGCCTATCTCGGCTGCCATGCCCTGGCCCGGGGCTACGCGGCCAGGCTCTACACCTTCGACCTGACCGTCTTCGACAGCACCTGGTTCGACGGCGCGCACGTGGATTTGGCGGCCAAGCTCAAAAAGCAGCGCCAGTATAAAAAAAGCCGGCGACTGACGTCCACGACCGAGGCCTGTCTCGAATTTCTGGAAATGGGCGGCGTCATCCGCTTCGAGGACCTGACGGCCGGGCTCATCCGCGCCATCCTCAAGCGCGACCGGCCGATTCTGGCCGGGCTTTCCGCCACCTACCTCTACCGCACCGCGCGCGAACGCGATGAAAGCGGGACTCTGGTCTACGATGACGTGCGCGGCGAGCCGGCGGGACATTTCGTGGTGATAAGCGGCTACGATACGGAGCGGCGCTCGACCCATATCGCCGATCCGCTGTTGCCCAATCCCATAAGCCAGAGCCAGTATTACGAAGTGACGCTCAACCACCTCGTGTGCGCCGTCATGCTCGGCATCATCACCTGCGACGCCAACCTGCTCGTGCTTTCCCCCAAAAAACGCGGCCGTCCCAAATGA
- the fliM gene encoding flagellar motor switch protein FliM, translating into MSKILDQDEVDALLRGLSGGEIEAENDILEDDSGVVVFDLSNQDRIIRGRMPVLEIINDRFARLASNAMANAMRKRADVNPISIDMSKFGDFMRSLPVPTSINIFKLDPLRGNAILVVDSRLVFAMVESFFGGAGSQPKIEGRDFTPIEQAIINRVVRIALENMEESWQPVHEVHIELVRSEVNPQFAAIVPPSDVVIVVTFEVELENAIGSLIVCLPYATIEPIRTKLYASFQTERLEVDHAWIARFKERLMETPVEMLVRFGRSQVTGRQLLSLKPGDIIMLDNDVDALLEAEVQGVRKFRGIPGLVKSNKAFQIVKEEEIHVE; encoded by the coding sequence ATGAGCAAAATTCTGGATCAGGACGAGGTCGATGCGCTGCTGCGGGGACTCTCCGGCGGCGAAATCGAGGCGGAAAACGACATCCTGGAGGACGACTCCGGGGTCGTGGTCTTCGACCTGTCCAACCAGGACCGCATCATCCGGGGCCGCATGCCGGTTCTGGAGATCATCAACGACCGCTTCGCCCGGCTCGCTTCCAACGCCATGGCCAACGCCATGCGCAAGCGCGCCGACGTCAACCCCATTTCCATCGACATGTCGAAATTCGGGGATTTCATGCGGTCGCTGCCCGTGCCCACCTCCATCAACATCTTCAAGCTCGACCCCCTGCGCGGCAACGCCATCCTCGTCGTCGACTCGCGGCTGGTCTTCGCCATGGTGGAGAGCTTTTTCGGCGGGGCCGGATCGCAGCCCAAGATCGAAGGCCGCGATTTCACCCCTATCGAGCAGGCCATCATCAACCGTGTGGTGCGCATTGCCCTGGAAAACATGGAGGAATCCTGGCAGCCCGTGCACGAGGTCCACATCGAGCTCGTGCGCAGCGAAGTCAACCCCCAGTTCGCCGCCATCGTGCCGCCAAGCGACGTGGTCATCGTGGTCACCTTCGAGGTGGAGCTCGAAAACGCCATCGGCTCGCTGATCGTCTGCCTGCCCTACGCCACCATCGAGCCCATCCGCACCAAGCTCTACGCCTCCTTCCAGACCGAACGCCTGGAAGTGGACCATGCCTGGATCGCCCGCTTCAAGGAGCGGCTCATGGAGACGCCGGTGGAGATGCTGGTGCGTTTCGGCCGGTCCCAGGTCACCGGCCGTCAGCTCCTTTCCTTGAAGCCCGGGGACATCATCATGCTCGACAACGACGTGGACGCCCTGCTCGAAGCCGAAGTCCAGGGCGTGCGCAAGTTCAGGGGCATCCCGGGGCTGGTCAAGTCCAACAAGGCCTTCCAGATCGTCAAGGAAGAGGAAATCCACGTCGAATAA
- a CDS encoding RimK family protein: MSVLVVIENPEDCSLVFSGVEPVAARTYLTDETFTGLRGVKIINICRSYRYQSMGYYVSLLAEARGHKPIPSITAIQDMKSVGIIRVASGELEDVLAKALADREPGKVSFSAYFGKTPEKGLEQLASRLFKLFPAPFLRADVSFQNGWQLQNVSPLSVKDIPPGERDFAESVSTEYFAGKKLIIPKRPVSRYDLAILHDPEEARPPSSARAIKRFVKAAETLGVGVELITKDDSNRLSEFDALFIRETTNVDHHTYRMARKAVAEGLVVIDDPESILRCSNKVYLAEVLARHKIPAPRTVIAHCKNLDHILEELSLPCVLKQPDSAFSQGVVLVRESDVLMAEARRFLSKSDLVIAQEYLPSDFDWRIGILDRRPLFACKYFMASGHWQILRKGKSGKDIYGRVETLPVGKVPRKVISAALKAADAIGDGLYGVDLKQVGDKVYVIEVNDNPNIDAGYEDEVLQDELYLRVVEVFLKRIELRKTGSLNI, translated from the coding sequence GTGTCCGTTCTGGTGGTCATCGAGAACCCCGAAGACTGTTCCCTGGTCTTTTCCGGCGTGGAGCCGGTGGCGGCCAGGACCTACCTGACCGACGAAACCTTCACCGGCCTGCGCGGTGTCAAGATCATCAATATCTGCCGTTCCTACCGCTACCAGTCCATGGGCTACTACGTGTCGCTTCTGGCTGAAGCGCGCGGCCACAAGCCCATTCCGTCCATCACCGCCATCCAGGACATGAAGTCCGTGGGGATCATCCGGGTGGCCTCGGGTGAGCTGGAAGACGTGCTGGCCAAAGCGTTGGCCGATCGCGAGCCCGGCAAGGTCAGCTTTTCCGCCTACTTCGGCAAGACACCGGAAAAGGGGCTGGAGCAGCTCGCCTCGAGACTGTTCAAGCTCTTCCCCGCGCCCTTTCTGCGGGCCGACGTCAGCTTCCAGAACGGCTGGCAGCTCCAGAATGTCTCGCCGCTTTCGGTCAAGGACATCCCGCCCGGGGAACGCGATTTCGCCGAATCCGTGTCCACGGAGTACTTCGCCGGCAAAAAGCTCATCATCCCCAAACGCCCGGTCTCCCGCTACGACCTGGCCATCCTGCACGATCCCGAGGAGGCCCGTCCCCCTTCGAGCGCCCGGGCCATCAAGCGTTTCGTCAAGGCGGCCGAAACGCTCGGCGTCGGGGTGGAGCTCATCACCAAGGACGACTCCAACCGCCTGTCGGAATTCGACGCCCTGTTCATCCGCGAGACGACCAACGTCGACCACCACACCTACCGCATGGCGCGAAAGGCCGTGGCCGAGGGGCTCGTGGTCATCGACGACCCGGAATCCATCCTGCGCTGCTCCAACAAGGTCTACCTGGCCGAGGTGCTGGCCCGGCACAAGATTCCGGCCCCGCGCACGGTCATCGCCCATTGCAAGAATTTGGACCACATCCTGGAGGAGCTTTCCCTGCCCTGCGTGCTCAAGCAGCCGGACAGCGCCTTTTCCCAGGGCGTGGTGCTGGTCCGGGAATCCGACGTCTTGATGGCCGAGGCCAGACGGTTTCTCAGCAAATCCGATCTGGTCATCGCCCAGGAATACCTGCCCTCGGATTTCGACTGGCGCATCGGCATCCTTGACAGGCGCCCCCTTTTCGCCTGCAAGTACTTCATGGCTTCCGGCCACTGGCAAATCTTGCGTAAGGGCAAAAGCGGCAAGGATATTTACGGCCGGGTGGAAACCCTGCCCGTGGGCAAGGTGCCCAGAAAGGTCATCTCCGCCGCGCTCAAGGCCGCCGACGCCATCGGCGACGGACTCTACGGCGTGGACCTCAAGCAGGTCGGGGACAAGGTGTACGTCATCGAGGTCAACGACAACCCCAACATCGACGCCGGGTACGAGGACGAGGTGCTCCAGGACGAACTGTATCTGCGAGTGGTGGAAGTCTTTCTCAAGCGCATCGAACTCCGAAAAACCGGGAGCCTCAACATATGA